A region from the Chitinophaga sp. Cy-1792 genome encodes:
- a CDS encoding RagB/SusD family nutrient uptake outer membrane protein, producing the protein MKSLHKIISLVAGGILLSTSSCNKKLEEHPYTVFSVDYFKTPAGIKNAVYSLYSGMRYDYGPEGAVGIAVDGTDEFTYASEPRNGSGGTGDYLTLGNYSLDFANGAIQTPWNRNYSNINLANAVVEFAPTVALSDVDRATVLGEARFLRALYYMLLVEQFGAVPVDLGSGDLKFNQTAFQGFNRLPVSDILVKDYKVIIDDLTFASQNLPDKRPAGEFRLCKAAAFHMLAKAYIHKGYSGAKEATDFSKAYTAAMEVINNQSKYGVALQQNYADVHKPGNDYNSEILYSVERIPGNNIANEVGNPTGIGGSKGIDANNDFVGDYTSVKAPLASSSTQPVGTRTTQYGRPIRRFCPTPWLYNTAFADKDNDSRYDGTFRTVYVASQTGGGFTANTDTAFILAKTNRIADSLNGVLPLGPRLKPYRVIAPREFYMIGGSIDPAVTANFYPSLSKYEDPNKLAANDEGGRPFVVSKLSEVYLLAAEAALQDNHAADAVTLINVLKLRAAYRPGLTTTDINNRYNAIKVNDVANITLDFILDERTRELCGESMRWPDLAVRGKLVERVKKFNPDAGNIKDFHVLRPIPKGQLDAVADNNKAQYQNPGY; encoded by the coding sequence ATGAAATCATTACATAAAATTATCAGTCTTGTTGCCGGTGGTATCCTGCTATCTACTTCCTCCTGCAATAAAAAACTGGAAGAACATCCATATACTGTCTTTTCTGTCGACTATTTCAAAACCCCTGCGGGTATTAAGAATGCCGTGTACTCACTGTATTCGGGTATGCGTTACGATTACGGCCCGGAAGGTGCTGTAGGTATTGCCGTAGATGGTACAGATGAATTTACCTACGCATCAGAACCGCGCAACGGCTCCGGCGGTACAGGTGATTACCTTACCCTGGGTAACTATTCGCTTGACTTCGCCAATGGTGCCATTCAGACACCATGGAACCGTAACTACTCCAATATCAACCTCGCCAATGCGGTAGTGGAATTTGCGCCGACAGTAGCTTTGTCTGACGTAGACAGAGCAACCGTACTCGGAGAAGCCCGCTTCCTGCGCGCCTTGTATTATATGCTGCTGGTAGAGCAGTTTGGTGCAGTACCCGTAGATTTAGGTAGCGGAGATCTGAAGTTTAACCAGACAGCCTTCCAGGGATTCAATCGTTTGCCCGTTAGCGATATACTCGTGAAAGATTATAAAGTAATTATTGATGACCTGACATTTGCATCCCAGAACCTGCCAGACAAGCGCCCTGCCGGTGAATTCCGCCTCTGCAAGGCTGCCGCTTTTCATATGCTGGCAAAAGCGTATATCCATAAAGGTTATTCCGGCGCCAAAGAAGCTACTGACTTCAGTAAAGCATATACTGCCGCCATGGAAGTGATCAATAATCAATCTAAATATGGCGTGGCGTTACAACAGAATTATGCGGACGTACATAAGCCAGGCAATGATTATAACAGCGAGATTTTGTATTCCGTAGAGCGTATTCCGGGAAACAACATCGCCAATGAAGTAGGTAACCCTACTGGTATTGGTGGTTCCAAGGGAATAGATGCCAATAATGATTTTGTAGGAGATTATACCTCTGTAAAAGCGCCACTGGCTTCTTCTTCCACGCAGCCGGTAGGTACACGTACCACGCAGTATGGCAGGCCTATACGTCGTTTCTGTCCAACCCCATGGCTGTACAATACTGCCTTTGCGGATAAGGATAACGACAGCCGCTATGATGGCACCTTCCGTACCGTGTACGTGGCTTCTCAGACAGGTGGTGGCTTTACTGCCAATACCGATACCGCGTTTATCCTTGCCAAAACCAACCGGATAGCCGACTCACTGAATGGTGTACTACCATTAGGGCCACGACTCAAACCTTACCGCGTGATTGCACCAAGAGAGTTTTATATGATCGGTGGTTCTATCGATCCTGCGGTAACCGCTAACTTCTATCCAAGTTTAAGCAAGTATGAAGATCCTAATAAACTGGCCGCCAATGATGAGGGCGGACGTCCTTTTGTGGTGAGCAAACTGTCGGAAGTATACCTGCTGGCCGCTGAGGCAGCACTGCAGGACAATCATGCCGCAGATGCAGTAACGCTGATCAATGTATTAAAACTCCGTGCAGCATATCGCCCGGGATTGACAACTACAGATATCAATAACCGTTACAATGCCATCAAGGTAAATGATGTGGCAAACATCACACTGGACTTTATCCTGGATGAAAGAACAAGAGAGCTTTGTGGTGAAAGTATGCGCTGGCCTGATCTGGCGGTGCGTGGTAAACTGGTGGAAAGAGTGAAGAAGTTCAATCCTGATGCCGGCAATATCAAAGACTTCCACGTATTGCGTCCTATCCCTAAAGGCCAGCTCGATGCCGTGGCTGATAACAACAAGGCGCAATATCAGAATCCTGGTTATTAA
- a CDS encoding endo-1,4-beta-xylanase has protein sequence MPGIPKYFPILLLAATACLGGCKKNVDTGILSTGNFGDTTGVLKDAATFPIGTAVNNGPMQDAQFLAITKRDFSSVTFGYEMKHGAVVKDNGTIDFTTPDAMVSQLGNITIWGHTLCWHQNQNATYLKSFAGIVIPAAAELSTNGGFESGLTGWSVFNSGNPSGSATITATTVASEVHSGTGAMKVVNPTAYPGSQWRVQVSSSTFATTPGKSYIISYWVKASSAGGSIRLSLGSAPAAGSSQYQGDQTIGTSWQQVSFNFTAATATNTFLFDMGQAANTYYIDDASIKEAIAQPDQSQIAVKLDTALKTFITSMVTHYKSRVHAWDVVNEPFADNPVAIRTNVNTSTDAKDVLVWSNYLGRDAAYKAFKYAEAADPAADLFINDYNLESNNAKLDSLLAFVKELKARGCKVDGIGTQMHVSRTSNLGGIDNMMQKLGASGLKIRISELDVKAVAGSAAGGPTPQLLAYQAVVYKYAVESYMKYIPAAQRAGITIWGINDKNSWLYNNGAEYPLIYDNNYNKKPAYSAVLQGLKGK, from the coding sequence ATGCCTGGCATACCTAAATATTTTCCTATACTGCTGCTCGCTGCCACTGCGTGCCTGGGCGGCTGCAAAAAAAATGTAGACACAGGTATCCTGTCTACCGGCAACTTTGGCGACACCACTGGCGTGCTGAAAGATGCTGCTACATTCCCTATCGGAACTGCTGTCAATAATGGCCCTATGCAGGATGCGCAATTTCTGGCCATTACAAAAAGGGATTTCAGCTCTGTTACCTTCGGCTATGAAATGAAGCATGGTGCTGTCGTAAAAGATAATGGAACCATCGATTTTACCACACCTGATGCGATGGTGAGTCAGCTGGGTAACATCACCATCTGGGGGCATACACTCTGCTGGCACCAGAACCAGAATGCTACTTACCTGAAAAGCTTTGCCGGTATCGTTATACCTGCGGCCGCAGAACTCTCTACCAACGGTGGTTTTGAGTCGGGGCTCACCGGCTGGTCTGTATTTAACTCTGGTAATCCAAGTGGCTCCGCCACTATCACTGCCACTACTGTAGCGAGTGAAGTACACAGCGGTACCGGCGCCATGAAAGTAGTAAACCCTACTGCCTATCCTGGGAGTCAGTGGCGTGTGCAGGTATCCAGCAGCACATTTGCTACCACACCTGGTAAGAGCTACATCATATCTTATTGGGTGAAGGCCTCATCAGCAGGTGGTTCTATACGTTTGTCCCTGGGAAGCGCTCCTGCTGCTGGTTCTTCACAGTACCAGGGAGATCAGACCATTGGTACCAGCTGGCAGCAGGTCAGCTTTAATTTTACTGCCGCTACAGCTACCAATACCTTTTTGTTTGATATGGGGCAGGCGGCCAATACCTATTATATCGATGACGCCAGCATTAAGGAAGCCATCGCACAGCCAGACCAGTCGCAGATTGCCGTGAAACTGGATACGGCCCTTAAAACCTTCATTACTTCCATGGTGACGCATTATAAATCCAGGGTACATGCCTGGGATGTGGTCAACGAGCCATTTGCAGATAATCCGGTGGCGATACGTACTAACGTCAACACCAGTACGGACGCGAAAGACGTGCTGGTATGGTCTAACTACCTGGGCCGCGATGCAGCCTATAAAGCCTTTAAATACGCAGAGGCAGCAGATCCTGCCGCAGACCTTTTCATCAATGATTATAACCTCGAATCCAACAATGCCAAGCTGGATTCCCTGCTGGCTTTCGTAAAAGAGCTGAAAGCGAGAGGTTGTAAAGTCGATGGTATTGGTACACAGATGCACGTATCCCGTACTTCCAACCTGGGAGGTATTGATAATATGATGCAGAAGCTGGGCGCCAGCGGGCTTAAAATTCGTATATCCGAGCTGGATGTGAAAGCCGTGGCAGGTAGTGCTGCCGGTGGTCCTACACCACAGCTGCTGGCTTATCAGGCAGTAGTTTACAAATATGCGGTAGAGAGCTATATGAAATATATACCGGCAGCACAACGTGCGGGTATTACTATCTGGGGTATCAACGATAAAAACAGCTGGCTCTATAATAATGGCGCCGAATATCCGCTGATATACGATAATAATTATAACAAGAAACCTGCGTACAGTGCTGTATTGCAGGGATTAAAAGGTAAATAA
- a CDS encoding glycoside hydrolase family 3 N-terminal domain-containing protein, which yields MYRNRVILITLLSSFSAAAFAQLPAYKNKQLSPEQRAKDLLQRMTLEEKVMQTQCLWSQKTTILNESGDDFDEAKAAAVLKNGMGELARLNEKGGPNSGGRYPKDQAVLYNKIQHYFIDKTRLGIPVMIHEESLHGQETQDATNFPVPMALASTWNEQLLGEVYSSVAAEVRARGGQQVLAPVVDITRDPRWGRTEETLGEDPYLISRLAVAEIKAYQGDGIYLAKDKVAATLKHFGIHGQSEGGLNVSPSNIDERTAREVFFKPFKLAVQEAGAMNVMACYNEVFGLPAHINSFLLKDILRKEWGFKGVVVSDYYAVRDVQTLHKITPSLDEAGVLSLNAGVDLETPDPDGFKHLAAQVKNGKVSMATLDGAVMRILINKFRVGLFDDPYVDPAVADTLVGSPAKRAVAYKAATESMVLLKNDHQFLPLDKSKIKTIAFIGPNADKCLLGGYSGKPRVCTSPLAALKERYGNDMKILYAEGATLTNINDWGADTIELADKAKAREKIAEAVEVAKQADVVVLFVGGNESMSREGWGSNHLGDLPTLELLNGQNELIRAVVATGKPVCAMVNSGPPLSIGALVGEVPAVMQCWYLGQEGGYAMVDALFGKVNPSGKLPISFPRTAGHIPAYYNYKPSARRGYNLGFDVSPLFAFGHGLSYTTFEYSKPVLSKAAIKAGEKVNIRVVVKNTGKVSGAETVQLYIRDDYSSVTRPVKELKGFHKIWLNPGESKEVSFTIDAEALSFYNKDMKWIVEPGTFTCMVGTSSDKTDDVVLTVQ from the coding sequence ATGTACAGGAATCGCGTTATTTTAATCACTTTACTGAGCTCTTTTTCAGCAGCTGCGTTCGCGCAGCTGCCTGCCTATAAAAATAAGCAGCTGTCGCCGGAGCAGCGGGCCAAAGACCTGCTCCAGCGCATGACATTGGAAGAGAAGGTAATGCAGACACAGTGTCTGTGGTCACAGAAAACAACTATACTGAATGAAAGCGGGGACGACTTCGACGAAGCCAAAGCCGCAGCAGTACTGAAAAATGGAATGGGTGAACTGGCACGCCTCAACGAAAAAGGCGGCCCTAACAGTGGTGGGCGTTATCCTAAAGACCAGGCTGTACTGTACAACAAAATTCAGCATTACTTTATTGATAAAACACGTTTAGGCATTCCTGTTATGATCCATGAAGAATCTTTACATGGACAGGAAACACAGGACGCCACCAACTTCCCGGTGCCTATGGCACTGGCCAGTACCTGGAATGAGCAGCTGCTGGGAGAAGTATACAGCAGCGTTGCTGCGGAAGTGCGTGCCCGTGGCGGACAGCAAGTGCTGGCCCCCGTGGTGGATATCACCCGCGACCCCCGCTGGGGCCGTACAGAAGAGACCTTAGGGGAAGACCCTTACCTGATCTCCAGACTGGCGGTAGCGGAAATAAAAGCCTATCAGGGCGACGGTATTTATCTTGCCAAAGATAAAGTAGCCGCCACCCTTAAACACTTTGGTATACACGGACAAAGTGAAGGTGGCCTGAATGTATCACCCAGTAACATAGATGAAAGAACAGCCAGAGAGGTGTTCTTCAAACCTTTCAAGTTGGCCGTACAGGAAGCAGGCGCCATGAACGTAATGGCCTGCTACAATGAAGTATTCGGACTGCCGGCACATATCAACAGCTTCCTGCTGAAAGATATCCTGCGCAAGGAATGGGGCTTTAAAGGCGTGGTGGTTTCTGACTACTATGCAGTCCGCGATGTACAGACATTGCACAAGATTACACCTTCCCTGGATGAAGCAGGCGTACTGTCGCTCAATGCGGGTGTCGACCTCGAAACACCAGACCCTGACGGATTTAAGCATCTTGCGGCACAGGTAAAAAATGGTAAGGTGAGCATGGCTACCCTCGATGGTGCCGTTATGCGTATCCTGATCAATAAATTCAGGGTAGGCTTGTTTGATGATCCTTATGTAGACCCTGCGGTAGCGGATACATTGGTAGGCAGTCCTGCGAAACGTGCCGTAGCCTATAAAGCGGCCACCGAGAGTATGGTGCTGCTGAAGAATGATCATCAGTTTTTGCCGCTGGATAAAAGCAAAATCAAAACCATTGCCTTCATTGGCCCTAATGCTGATAAATGTCTGCTGGGTGGATATTCCGGTAAACCACGCGTATGTACGTCGCCGTTAGCTGCCCTTAAAGAGCGTTATGGTAATGATATGAAAATCCTGTATGCAGAAGGAGCTACCCTGACCAATATCAATGACTGGGGCGCTGATACAATCGAGCTGGCAGATAAAGCCAAAGCCAGAGAGAAGATAGCAGAAGCCGTAGAAGTGGCAAAGCAGGCGGATGTTGTGGTGCTGTTTGTAGGTGGCAACGAAAGCATGAGTAGAGAAGGATGGGGTAGTAATCACCTGGGAGATCTTCCTACACTGGAATTATTAAACGGGCAGAATGAGCTGATCAGGGCCGTGGTGGCTACAGGAAAACCGGTATGTGCCATGGTGAACAGTGGTCCTCCGCTGAGTATCGGCGCGCTCGTTGGGGAGGTGCCTGCTGTAATGCAGTGCTGGTACCTGGGCCAGGAAGGCGGATATGCAATGGTAGATGCGCTGTTCGGAAAAGTTAATCCAAGTGGTAAACTGCCAATTTCATTTCCACGGACAGCCGGGCATATTCCTGCTTACTACAACTATAAGCCATCGGCCAGAAGAGGCTACAATCTTGGCTTTGACGTGAGCCCGCTGTTTGCATTCGGCCACGGTCTCAGCTATACGACGTTTGAATACAGCAAACCGGTATTGTCTAAAGCGGCAATCAAAGCAGGTGAAAAAGTAAATATCAGGGTGGTGGTAAAAAATACCGGTAAAGTAAGTGGTGCAGAAACAGTACAGCTCTATATCAGGGATGACTATTCTTCTGTTACCAGGCCGGTAAAGGAATTGAAAGGCTTCCATAAGATCTGGCTGAACCCTGGCGAATCGAAGGAAGTGAGCTTCACCATTGATGCAGAGGCGTTGTCGTTCTACAATAAAGACATGAAATGGATAGTAGAACCAGGCACCTTTACCTGTATGGTGGGAACATCTTCCGATAAAACTGATGATGTAGTACTTACTGTTCAATAG
- the uxuA gene encoding mannonate dehydratase has translation MRLMEKTMRWFGPQDPVSLDYIRQAGCTGVVTALHQIAPGEIWTITEIDTRKELIHAAGLSWTVVESLPVSEDIKRQSGNYLQHIENYKESLRNLAACGIKVITYNFMPVLDWVRTDISWRLPDGAIALRFEKLAFIAYDIFLLQRPMADKDYTREEVKAAMDLLDGLDEQQRNRLFDNCMLGLPGTSGRFTRTAVLDALDTYKGIDADRLREHLIYFLKAIIPVATAGGLVMAIHPDDPPFPVLGLPRIMSTESDIVRVLAAVPALANGLCFCTGSLGVRPDNDLTGMITRYGDRIHFIHLRNTQSDSGGNFHESWHLEGNTDMAAVVRSLLQLMQHEDRSIPMRPDHGHQLLDDQAKTTYPGYSAIGRLKGLAELRGLELGISKSI, from the coding sequence ATGAGATTAATGGAGAAAACCATGCGTTGGTTTGGACCGCAGGACCCGGTGAGCCTGGATTACATCCGGCAGGCCGGTTGTACAGGTGTTGTCACCGCCCTGCACCAGATTGCCCCCGGCGAAATATGGACTATAACGGAAATAGATACACGAAAAGAGCTGATCCATGCTGCAGGTCTTAGCTGGACGGTAGTAGAGAGTTTACCGGTAAGCGAGGATATCAAACGACAGAGCGGGAATTACCTGCAGCATATAGAAAATTATAAAGAGAGTTTGCGCAACCTGGCAGCATGTGGTATTAAGGTGATTACCTATAACTTCATGCCGGTGCTGGATTGGGTAAGAACAGACATTTCCTGGCGGCTGCCGGATGGCGCTATTGCCCTGCGTTTTGAGAAACTGGCATTTATCGCTTATGATATCTTCCTGTTGCAGCGGCCCATGGCAGATAAAGATTACACGAGGGAAGAGGTGAAGGCGGCGATGGATTTACTGGATGGGCTGGATGAACAACAGCGCAACCGCCTGTTCGATAATTGCATGTTGGGCCTGCCGGGTACCAGCGGCCGATTTACACGAACAGCTGTACTCGACGCATTGGATACCTATAAAGGTATAGATGCAGACAGGCTACGGGAGCATCTCATCTATTTTCTAAAAGCAATTATTCCGGTGGCAACCGCCGGCGGACTAGTGATGGCTATTCATCCTGATGATCCGCCTTTTCCGGTGCTGGGACTGCCAAGGATTATGAGTACAGAGTCCGACATCGTGCGGGTGCTGGCAGCAGTGCCGGCCCTGGCAAACGGGCTGTGCTTCTGTACCGGGTCTTTAGGTGTAAGGCCGGACAACGACCTAACGGGAATGATTACACGTTATGGCGACAGGATACATTTTATTCATCTCCGCAATACACAGTCGGATAGCGGTGGCAATTTCCATGAATCCTGGCATCTGGAAGGCAATACCGATATGGCTGCCGTGGTGAGGTCGCTTTTGCAGCTGATGCAGCATGAGGATAGAAGCATTCCCATGCGGCCAGACCATGGCCACCAGCTGCTCGATGACCAGGCAAAAACCACCTATCCCGGATACTCCGCGATAGGGCGTTTGAAGGGGCTTGCAGAGTTGCGCGGACTGGAATTGGGTATCAGTAAAAGTATTTAA
- a CDS encoding SRPBCC domain-containing protein, whose protein sequence is MNELEAKAGIQIAKPIHEVYNAIVDPAQMSNYFIAEGSAKMEAGKDITWKFPEFPDTFTIKVLDLKEPEEIIFQWEGSPGYQLKVDMRLEKRPDNSTVVKITEGTMPNTEAGLKWMRSNTEGWANFLACLKAWLEYSVHLRKGAFDYMKKD, encoded by the coding sequence ATGAATGAACTGGAAGCAAAAGCTGGCATTCAGATAGCCAAACCCATCCACGAAGTGTATAATGCGATCGTTGATCCGGCGCAGATGTCCAACTATTTCATTGCAGAAGGTTCTGCAAAAATGGAAGCCGGGAAAGACATTACCTGGAAGTTCCCTGAATTCCCTGATACATTTACCATCAAAGTACTCGACCTGAAAGAACCTGAAGAAATCATATTTCAATGGGAAGGTTCGCCGGGATATCAGCTGAAAGTGGATATGCGCCTGGAAAAACGTCCCGACAACTCCACCGTCGTAAAAATCACAGAAGGCACCATGCCCAATACCGAAGCCGGTTTGAAGTGGATGCGCAGCAATACCGAAGGCTGGGCCAATTTTCTTGCCTGCCTGAAAGCATGGCTGGAATATAGCGTGCACCTGCGTAAAGGCGCATTTGACTATATGAAGAAGGATTAG
- a CDS encoding fibronectin type III domain-containing protein, which yields MPASICGRSRHFLLFLIGLFAVFTAKGQQATYPVMVNLQLNPPYSLYLSDYAAPDIQRMQVHLLLKDLTESNYKVRLRIKIEGPGITLMSKTGFYVAPIYINGGEMITISGPDLATYLNPQNLLIQGLDNSAFTKDGAKLPEGIYKFTVEVLDYVRNTVVSNPGAAIISSFLSYPPIINLPMRDTKVDAMDPQNVVFQWMPRSTASINAAFNMVYKFRLVELVPANRDPNDAMRSLRPIYENIVDQTMLVYGPGEPALTPGNNYAVQVQAMEVTGRDMFVNDGYSEVVRFTYGEKCGVPSQIVAFFAGKNELKLTWAANTTQQQYTVRYREGGETPSQWYEDVCYLPQITLSGLKPGKKYEYQLKAQCIWGYGDYSPVDSFTMPNETMTKGDFVCGKSSAASKITNTKNIEELNKGDVFVAGDFKIEVDSAGLEASGFSGNGHVEIPLMGYVVVRVTFKNIGVNTDKRMYSGTVELARDSYEAVSKKLQDEIGNYVDRLDAILANPTVENLLSIDAAEEIAVIDRMKGWNGLDQSVLDAFDDIRAKLEELKAFQDALPDMTPEQRQTALQKVVSDLKKAKDQLKTALEELKKILAELFNLYKQAIKKLRKEYTDEKIQTWRDEANKASQQQDALNENILQAVLQNVKNIPDAGAGSGKTAVPDEVVIFDEGSLDIDEKDETLKLVLQYRDLITQLNKGIVLQLLEKDQDNEDLKQKVLLGIKVDKQTFTDYYKTQKAKNVSDEDMVPGVADGVIDLIISKLKILSAAAK from the coding sequence ATGCCAGCTAGTATTTGCGGCCGTTCGCGTCATTTTTTACTGTTCCTGATAGGTTTGTTCGCTGTATTTACAGCGAAAGGGCAGCAGGCTACTTACCCGGTTATGGTAAACCTGCAGCTGAATCCGCCTTATAGTCTTTATCTGAGCGACTATGCAGCACCGGATATCCAGCGTATGCAGGTACATCTGCTGTTAAAAGATCTGACAGAATCTAATTATAAAGTAAGGCTAAGGATTAAGATAGAAGGACCAGGTATTACCCTGATGAGTAAGACAGGATTTTATGTAGCACCTATCTATATTAATGGTGGAGAGATGATCACCATCAGTGGCCCGGATCTGGCCACCTATCTGAATCCGCAGAACCTGCTGATACAGGGACTTGATAACAGCGCCTTCACCAAAGACGGCGCTAAACTGCCGGAAGGGATTTATAAGTTCACCGTAGAAGTGCTGGACTATGTCCGGAATACCGTAGTGTCTAACCCTGGTGCCGCCATCATATCCAGTTTCCTGAGTTATCCGCCGATTATCAATCTGCCGATGCGCGATACCAAAGTAGACGCTATGGACCCGCAGAATGTAGTGTTTCAGTGGATGCCGCGCTCTACTGCCTCTATCAATGCGGCGTTTAATATGGTATATAAATTCAGGCTGGTAGAACTGGTGCCGGCAAACAGAGATCCCAATGATGCCATGCGCTCACTGCGACCTATATACGAAAATATTGTAGACCAGACCATGTTGGTTTATGGCCCCGGAGAGCCGGCGCTGACGCCAGGAAACAACTATGCCGTGCAGGTACAGGCCATGGAAGTAACCGGCAGGGATATGTTTGTGAATGATGGATATAGTGAAGTAGTAAGATTTACCTATGGAGAGAAGTGCGGCGTACCATCACAGATAGTAGCATTCTTTGCCGGAAAGAATGAGCTGAAGCTCACCTGGGCGGCTAATACCACACAGCAGCAATATACCGTCAGGTATAGAGAAGGAGGGGAGACGCCATCCCAATGGTATGAAGATGTTTGTTACCTGCCACAGATAACGCTTTCAGGATTGAAACCAGGCAAGAAATATGAATATCAGCTGAAAGCCCAGTGCATCTGGGGTTATGGAGATTACTCTCCGGTAGATAGTTTCACTATGCCTAATGAAACGATGACCAAAGGCGACTTTGTATGCGGGAAATCATCAGCAGCATCAAAGATTACCAATACAAAAAATATTGAAGAGTTAAATAAAGGAGATGTTTTTGTTGCAGGTGACTTCAAAATAGAAGTGGATAGTGCCGGACTGGAAGCCAGTGGCTTCTCAGGTAATGGGCATGTAGAAATCCCATTGATGGGATATGTAGTGGTGCGGGTAACATTTAAAAACATCGGTGTTAATACGGATAAGCGGATGTACAGTGGTACAGTAGAACTGGCGAGAGATAGTTATGAGGCCGTGTCTAAGAAACTGCAGGATGAGATAGGTAATTATGTAGATCGCCTGGATGCAATTCTTGCGAATCCAACCGTGGAGAACCTGCTTTCTATTGATGCAGCAGAGGAAATAGCTGTGATAGATCGTATGAAAGGCTGGAATGGGCTGGATCAGAGTGTGCTTGATGCTTTTGATGACATTCGGGCAAAGCTGGAGGAGTTGAAAGCATTTCAGGATGCATTACCTGATATGACACCTGAGCAGCGTCAAACTGCCTTGCAGAAAGTAGTGAGTGACCTGAAGAAAGCAAAAGATCAGCTGAAAACTGCACTGGAAGAGCTGAAGAAGATACTGGCGGAGTTATTTAATCTCTATAAACAGGCCATTAAGAAGTTAAGAAAAGAATATACGGATGAGAAGATACAGACCTGGAGAGATGAAGCTAATAAAGCATCTCAGCAGCAGGATGCACTAAATGAAAATATCCTGCAGGCTGTATTACAGAATGTAAAAAATATTCCTGACGCAGGGGCCGGCAGTGGCAAAACTGCGGTACCGGATGAGGTAGTGATATTTGATGAAGGTTCCCTGGATATTGATGAAAAAGATGAAACACTGAAACTTGTGCTGCAATACAGAGATTTAATTACCCAATTGAATAAAGGTATTGTTTTACAATTGTTAGAGAAGGACCAGGATAATGAAGACCTGAAGCAAAAAGTTTTACTGGGCATCAAGGTAGATAAACAGACGTTCACAGACTATTATAAAACGCAGAAGGCCAAAAATGTGAGCGATGAGGATATGGTGCCTGGTGTGGCAGATGGAGTAATAGATTTGATTATTTCGAAACTAAAGATACTTTCAGCAGCAGCAAAATGA